Part of the Salinigranum rubrum genome is shown below.
CTCGCGTAGACGAGTCGGTGCCGTCAGTGCTAGGGACCGCTTCGGAGCGCCTGGACACGTATTTACGTACGGGTGAACGAGGAAGCGTATGTACGGACCGCCGACGCGGGTCGGCACGGACAGACCCTCCACCACGTCGGACCGCCGAGCACCGTCTGTCGGGGAGGTCGACCGATGGCACTGACGGAGGCCACGCCGAGCGTCAGCGACCTGAACGTCCGCTACCGGCGGCACCGACGCGGGGCGTGGGCGGCCGCGCTCGTCTGGGGCGGCGTCGTCAGCGCCCTCCACTTCGCCGGCCTCGCGTACGGCATCTACACCGAACTCTGGTGGTGGGATCTCCTCACGCACTTCACGTCGGGGTTCGGCGTCGCCGCGCTGTTGTACCTCGCCTGGACGGAGGGTTTTCGCTCGCGGGTCGGCCTCTTCGTCGTCCTCCCCGTCTGCGTCCTCTGTATCGGCACGTGGTTCGAGGTGTACGAGCGGGTCTTCAAGGATTTCTGGTACGGCTGGTCCAACGCCTTTTACCTCGAAGACACCGCCGTCGACCTCGTCGTCGACACGCTCGGTGCCGTCGTGTTCGGCGTCGTTCTCCGGGTGTACAGCCGCGTCCGGCGGTCGTGACTCGTCACCGAACGTCAGGGCTGATAACCGGGGGGGAACGTTTTTTCGTTCGCTCGTCCTCGAACGAGTATGCTCTCACGTTCCGACGCGCTCGCCCGCTCCGCCCGGTGGGTGGAAGCGTTCAGCCAGCGCCGAGCGCTCCGCCCCACGGAGGTGTACGCCGTGGGCGGCTTCGGCGTCGCGGTCACCGGCCTCCACTTCGCCAGCATGGGCCTGTTCCTCTACTCGAAGATCTGGTGGTGGGACGTGATGGTCCACGCGCTCTCGGGGCTCGGCGTCGCCGCCGTCCTGTACGTCTACCGGCCGCAACTCGCCCGCGGCGCGTTCGCCGTCTTCGTCGTCCTTCCCCTCTTGGTCCTTGCCATCGGCACGTGGTTCGAGGTGTACGAGCGACTGTTCACCGACTTCTGGGTCAACTGGGCGCGCGGGTTCTACCTCGAAGACACCGGTATCGACCTCGTCGCGGACACCGCCGGAGCGGTCGTGTTCTCGCTCCTCCTCTGGGTGCGCGCCCGACTCTGGGGCCACCCGAGCGACCGCGCGCGGCTCTGAACAGTTCGTCGATTCGTCCCCGCCCCTCACGACCCCTTCAGAGCGTGCTGAGCCGGGTCGCCATGTCTCGAAGCTCCTCACGGTCGTCGAGTTCCGCGAGCCACCGCTCGGGCAGGGCGTCCGCGCCGAACCGCGCGCCGACGACGGCGCCCGCGACGGCACCGACGGTGTCGGCGTCGCCGCCCATGTTGACAACCTCGACGAGCGCCGCCTCGGGCGAGTCGGCGTGCAGGCCGTGCCACAGCGCGGTCTGGAGCGTGTCGACGACGTAGCCCGTCGACCGGAGCGTCGAGGGGTCGAGGTCGCCGGCGACGACGGGCCGGAGCGCGTCATCGAGCGCCGAGGGCGGCCCGACACGGTCCAGTGCGCCCGCCAGCGGGTCCTCGCGGTCGAGGAGCAACCCGGCGAGCGTGAGGTTCAACACCGCACAGCCGGCGGTGCAGCGCGGGTCCGCGTGGGTGATTCGCGAACTCGTCTCGCTCGCGTCTGCCAGCTGGGACTCGTCGTCGGCGAAGGCGACGGCGAGCGGCGGAGCGCGCATGACGCTGCCGTTCCCGGCGTTCGAGCCTTCCGGGGACTCCTCCCACACCCGCTGTCCGGCCGTCTCCCACGAGTCGCCGTCGCGGATGCGCGAGAGCGCCCGCGCCGTCATGTTACCGACGTCGAACGGTTCCGCGTCGTACCACGCGACGAACCGCTCGGCGACGTCGTCGGGGTCGAATCCGCCGCAGGAAACCAGGCTCCGGGCGAGACACACCGCCATGTCCGTGTCGTCCGTGACGGTCCCCGCGGGCTTCCCCCACGTGCCGTTCGCGAGCATCTCCCGTACCTCGCCGTACTGCGCGAGGATGCGCGCGGGCGTCTCGAACTCGACCGGCCGGCCGAGCGCGTCGCCGCAGGCGAGGCCGAGCAACACCCCCGCCGTGCGGTCTGTTTCCATACCAGGTAGCTGTCGGCACGTGTCAAAAAAGCACATGATTCCCGACGGACGGGCCGCGTCGACGAACGGGACCGAAACCGGTATCCGACGGCCCACCGGCCATGGACCATGTCGGAGCTCGCGGCCCACCACGTCGGCATCACCGTCGAAGACCTCGAACGCGCAGTCGACTTCTACCGGGACGTCCTCGGACTCGAACTCCTCGACCGCTTCTCGGTCGGTGGCGAGGCGTTCTCGACGGGTGTCGGCGTCGACGGCGCCAGCGCCGAGTTCGCACACCTCGACGCCGACGGCGCCCGTATCGAACTCGTCTCGTACGACCCCGAGGGCGACCCGGTGGGGGAGCCGGCAGTGAACCAGCCCGGTGCGGTCCACGTCGGACTCTCGACGGGAGACCTCGACGCGTTCTACGAGTCGCTCCCCGACGACGTCGAGACGCAGAGTGCCCCGCAGCGAACCGAAAGCGGCACGAATATTCTCTTTCTCAGGGACCCGGAGGGGAACCTCGTCGAGGTGCTGGAAGCGTAGGGGTGGCTCGCCCGGAATCGACGACCGGACGCCGCGGCGGCGGCACGCTCATCCACGCTGCAGTCGCTTTTCGGCCCGCGTCCGGTCCGCTTCGGTGTTCACGTTGACGCACCATCCCTCCAGACCGACGGTCTCGACCCGGCCGCCGTCGTCGAGAAGCCAGTCGACCGCGGCCGTGAGTTCGTACTCGCCGGTCGGGGAGGGGTCGATGGCGCGACACGCCTCGAATATCCGCGGCGAGAAGGCGTAGAAGCCCCGCGGGACCGTCGTCGACGGCGGGTCGTCGGGCTTCTCGACGAGACCGGCGACGTTCCCCTCGTCGTCGAACGAGACGACGCCCGTGGCCGCGGCGTCGGCCCGCGACACCTCGTCGACGAGCAGGGTCGCATCGGCGGCCGAGTTACGGTGTCTGTCGAGCACGTCTCCCAGGTTCGCCCGGCAGACGTTGTCGCCGTTGAGCACGAGGAAGTCGGCGTCGAGGTCCGCCCGCGATTCGGCCGTCAGCAGCGCGTCGGCGAGTCCCCTCCGTTCGGTCTGGTGGGCGTAGGTGAGCGGGAGGTCCCCGAAGCGGTCGCCGTAGTACGAGACGATCTGTTCGCCCTGATAGCCGACCACCACGACGAGTTCGTCGACGCCGAGCGCCCGGAGCGTCTCGAAACAGTGCGTCAGGAGCGGCTGGCCGGCGACCTCGACGAGCCCCTTCGGTCGCTCGGCCGTGCGCGGACGGAGGCGAGTTCCCTCTCCCGCGGCGAGGACGACGCCGTACATACCGTGCGATAGCGCGTCGAGCGCGTAAAACGTCCGGGGAT
Proteins encoded:
- a CDS encoding VOC family protein yields the protein MSELAAHHVGITVEDLERAVDFYRDVLGLELLDRFSVGGEAFSTGVGVDGASAEFAHLDADGARIELVSYDPEGDPVGEPAVNQPGAVHVGLSTGDLDAFYESLPDDVETQSAPQRTESGTNILFLRDPEGNLVEVLEA
- a CDS encoding VanZ family protein — encoded protein: MALTEATPSVSDLNVRYRRHRRGAWAAALVWGGVVSALHFAGLAYGIYTELWWWDLLTHFTSGFGVAALLYLAWTEGFRSRVGLFVVLPVCVLCIGTWFEVYERVFKDFWYGWSNAFYLEDTAVDLVVDTLGAVVFGVVLRVYSRVRRS
- a CDS encoding sugar nucleotidyltransferase yields the protein MYGVVLAAGEGTRLRPRTAERPKGLVEVAGQPLLTHCFETLRALGVDELVVVVGYQGEQIVSYYGDRFGDLPLTYAHQTERRGLADALLTAESRADLDADFLVLNGDNVCRANLGDVLDRHRNSAADATLLVDEVSRADAAATGVVSFDDEGNVAGLVEKPDDPPSTTVPRGFYAFSPRIFEACRAIDPSPTGEYELTAAVDWLLDDGGRVETVGLEGWCVNVNTEADRTRAEKRLQRG
- a CDS encoding ADP-ribosylglycohydrolase family protein, with amino-acid sequence METDRTAGVLLGLACGDALGRPVEFETPARILAQYGEVREMLANGTWGKPAGTVTDDTDMAVCLARSLVSCGGFDPDDVAERFVAWYDAEPFDVGNMTARALSRIRDGDSWETAGQRVWEESPEGSNAGNGSVMRAPPLAVAFADDESQLADASETSSRITHADPRCTAGCAVLNLTLAGLLLDREDPLAGALDRVGPPSALDDALRPVVAGDLDPSTLRSTGYVVDTLQTALWHGLHADSPEAALVEVVNMGGDADTVGAVAGAVVGARFGADALPERWLAELDDREELRDMATRLSTL